In the Candidatus Electrothrix rattekaaiensis genome, one interval contains:
- a CDS encoding LD-carboxypeptidase encodes MPLPVLPPRLNPGDAVGVIYPAGPVRDQARLEKGLQILRDLNLRVRHYHPDNSGPEYLAADDEQRIKEFYRLWNDDEVKALISARGGYGCLRIIAKINPELFRSKPKWLIGFSDLTVLLNGVFAATGLVTLHGPMVITLENTDQFSFQRFKEALGGEFHPLTPTRDLEILRSGTGQGRVVGGNLTTLVHLVGTPWQPQVSGRILFLEDTAEPLYKLDRMLTHLAYCGLLDNLAGLVLGVFDPGHHDRLEMIRLNEQVWNRVLELTQGAPYPIWGGLPIGHQHGNVALPVGMEAVMDSANGTLRFLAQSCQVA; translated from the coding sequence ATGCCCCTTCCCGTCCTCCCTCCGCGCCTTAACCCTGGAGATGCTGTCGGCGTAATTTATCCAGCTGGCCCGGTACGTGATCAAGCAAGGTTGGAGAAAGGTCTCCAAATCCTGAGAGACTTGAACCTCCGTGTCCGTCATTATCACCCCGATAACAGCGGCCCTGAATATCTTGCCGCAGATGATGAACAGCGTATCAAGGAGTTCTACCGGCTCTGGAACGACGACGAAGTCAAAGCCCTGATCTCGGCAAGGGGCGGCTACGGCTGCCTGCGCATTATAGCAAAAATAAATCCTGAATTATTCCGTTCCAAACCGAAATGGTTGATCGGCTTCAGTGATCTGACGGTTCTGCTCAATGGAGTTTTTGCAGCAACGGGTCTGGTCACTCTGCACGGGCCGATGGTCATCACCTTGGAAAATACTGACCAGTTTTCCTTCCAGCGTTTCAAGGAAGCCCTTGGCGGTGAGTTCCATCCGCTTACCCCGACGAGGGATCTGGAAATCCTGCGTTCAGGAACAGGACAGGGTAGGGTGGTCGGCGGGAACCTGACCACGCTCGTCCATTTAGTCGGTACGCCCTGGCAACCACAGGTCTCCGGTCGCATCCTTTTTCTTGAAGATACTGCTGAGCCGCTTTATAAATTGGACCGCATGCTCACTCATCTTGCCTATTGCGGTCTGCTGGACAATCTTGCCGGACTGGTCCTCGGTGTTTTTGATCCTGGTCATCATGATCGTCTGGAAATGATTCGCCTGAATGAACAGGTCTGGAACCGCGTATTAGAATTGACCCAAGGTGCTCCGTATCCGATCTGGGGCGGTCTGCCGATTGGTCATCAGCACGGCAATGTGGCCTTGCCTGTCGGCATGGAGGCGGTTATGGACAGCGCAAACGGGACGTTGAGATTTTTGGCTCAGAGTTGTCAAGTAGCGTAA
- a CDS encoding rhodanese-like domain-containing protein: MKKVGIMAVAIGVCMSVASAAWSYDAKMAASYAKLFAPAEGVKVGKELHFIKPDGFIKNLQAGKEYVAIDVRTSGEVAMLGMTMPGSMAIPVNELFKEENLKRIPTDKMVLIICKSGARATVAGTALRHIGFDNVYILKGGLQALSAAYGPKEGASVSSVAK; the protein is encoded by the coding sequence ATGAAGAAGGTAGGGATAATGGCTGTTGCCATCGGAGTATGTATGAGTGTTGCTTCTGCGGCATGGTCGTATGATGCCAAAATGGCTGCAAGCTATGCAAAACTATTTGCCCCGGCAGAGGGCGTCAAGGTGGGTAAAGAGTTGCATTTTATTAAGCCGGACGGCTTTATCAAAAATCTTCAGGCTGGAAAAGAGTATGTGGCGATTGACGTGCGGACGTCTGGGGAAGTAGCAATGTTGGGTATGACCATGCCCGGCAGTATGGCTATTCCAGTGAATGAGCTATTTAAAGAAGAAAACCTAAAACGTATCCCTACGGATAAGATGGTGCTGATTATCTGCAAATCGGGCGCGCGGGCTACAGTGGCAGGGACAGCCTTGCGTCATATCGGGTTTGATAATGTCTACATCCTCAAGGGAGGATTGCAGGCATTGAGCGCGGCTTACGGGCCCAAAGAAGGTGCTTCTGTCTCTTCTGTCGCGAAATAA